The following are from one region of the Nymphaea colorata isolate Beijing-Zhang1983 chromosome 7, ASM883128v2, whole genome shotgun sequence genome:
- the LOC116257905 gene encoding protein CHLORORESPIRATORY REDUCTION 7, chloroplastic isoform X3, which translates to MEKCLISHGFHPPCMPSSKRLSQIPFLISKQGHGVGNGGFSFSRSPKFAGHENHALKNFAVRRRRAYSQTDTYVLMEPGKGEVFVSEEELKSRLKFWLENWPGGTLPPDLSKFKTIEDAVSHLVKSVCELEIDGEVGSVQWYEVRLE; encoded by the exons ATGGAAAAATGCTTAATCAGCCACGGGTTTCACCCTCCTT GCATGCCATCTTCAAAGAGACTATCTCAAATTCCGTTTCTAATATCAAAGCAAGGACATGGTGTTGGTAATGGTGGTTTCTCTTTCTCCAGATCGCCTAAATTTGCGGGGCATGAAAATCATGCATTAAAG AATTTTGCAGTGAGAAGAAGAAGGGCATATTCCCAAACAGACACGTATGTCTTGATGGAACCAGGAAAGGGAGAGGTGTTTGTTTCAGAGGAAGAGCTTAAAAGCAGGTTAAAGTTTTGGTTAGAAAATTGGCCCGGTGGGACCCTGCCACCTGACCTTTCCAAGTTCAAGACAATTGAAGATGCTGTTTCCCACCTTGTCAAGTCAGTTTGTGAACTTGAGATTGATGGCGAAGTTGGCTCAGTTCAGTGGTATGAAGTTAGATTAGAGTGA
- the LOC116257905 gene encoding protein CHLORORESPIRATORY REDUCTION 7, chloroplastic isoform X2, with protein sequence MLNQPRVSPSLYPVASFITSYGPCKSKGEMIASTSCFGMPSSKRLSQIPFLISKQGHGVGNGGFSFSRSPKFAGHENHALKNFAVRRRRAYSQTDTYVLMEPGKGEVFVSEEELKSRLKFWLENWPGGTLPPDLSKFKTIEDAVSHLVKSVCELEIDGEVGSVQWYEVRLE encoded by the exons ATGCTTAATCAGCCACGGGTTTCACCCTCCTT ATATCCTGTTGCTTCGTTCATAACTTCATATGGCCCCTGTAAGAGCAAAGGAGAAATGATTGCTTCGACCTCCTGTTTTG GCATGCCATCTTCAAAGAGACTATCTCAAATTCCGTTTCTAATATCAAAGCAAGGACATGGTGTTGGTAATGGTGGTTTCTCTTTCTCCAGATCGCCTAAATTTGCGGGGCATGAAAATCATGCATTAAAG AATTTTGCAGTGAGAAGAAGAAGGGCATATTCCCAAACAGACACGTATGTCTTGATGGAACCAGGAAAGGGAGAGGTGTTTGTTTCAGAGGAAGAGCTTAAAAGCAGGTTAAAGTTTTGGTTAGAAAATTGGCCCGGTGGGACCCTGCCACCTGACCTTTCCAAGTTCAAGACAATTGAAGATGCTGTTTCCCACCTTGTCAAGTCAGTTTGTGAACTTGAGATTGATGGCGAAGTTGGCTCAGTTCAGTGGTATGAAGTTAGATTAGAGTGA
- the LOC116257905 gene encoding protein CHLORORESPIRATORY REDUCTION 7, chloroplastic isoform X1: MTLRDSFELVHTIYPVASFITSYGPCKSKGEMIASTSCFGMPSSKRLSQIPFLISKQGHGVGNGGFSFSRSPKFAGHENHALKNFAVRRRRAYSQTDTYVLMEPGKGEVFVSEEELKSRLKFWLENWPGGTLPPDLSKFKTIEDAVSHLVKSVCELEIDGEVGSVQWYEVRLE, encoded by the exons atgactTTGAGAGACTCATTTGAATTAGTTCACACCAT ATATCCTGTTGCTTCGTTCATAACTTCATATGGCCCCTGTAAGAGCAAAGGAGAAATGATTGCTTCGACCTCCTGTTTTG GCATGCCATCTTCAAAGAGACTATCTCAAATTCCGTTTCTAATATCAAAGCAAGGACATGGTGTTGGTAATGGTGGTTTCTCTTTCTCCAGATCGCCTAAATTTGCGGGGCATGAAAATCATGCATTAAAG AATTTTGCAGTGAGAAGAAGAAGGGCATATTCCCAAACAGACACGTATGTCTTGATGGAACCAGGAAAGGGAGAGGTGTTTGTTTCAGAGGAAGAGCTTAAAAGCAGGTTAAAGTTTTGGTTAGAAAATTGGCCCGGTGGGACCCTGCCACCTGACCTTTCCAAGTTCAAGACAATTGAAGATGCTGTTTCCCACCTTGTCAAGTCAGTTTGTGAACTTGAGATTGATGGCGAAGTTGGCTCAGTTCAGTGGTATGAAGTTAGATTAGAGTGA